One genomic segment of Rhinopithecus roxellana isolate Shanxi Qingling chromosome 6, ASM756505v1, whole genome shotgun sequence includes these proteins:
- the ZNF12 gene encoding zinc finger protein 12 codes for MNKSLGPVSFKDVAVDFTQEEWQQLDPEQKITYRDVMLENYSNLVSVGYHIIKPDVISKLEQGEEPWIVEGEFLLQSYPDEVWQTDDLIERIQEGENKPSSQTVFIETLIEDRGNVPGKTFDVETNPVPSGKTAYRNSLCDSCEKCLASVSEYISSDGSYARMKADECSGCGKSLLHIKLEKTHPGDKAYEFNQNGKPYTLNEESLYQKIHILEKPFEYIECQKAFQKDTVFVNHMEGKPYKWNGSEIAFLQMSDLTVHQASHLEMKPYECSECGKSFCKKSKFIIHQRTHTGEKPYECNQCGKSFCQKGTLTVHQRTHTGEKPYECNECGKNFYQKLHLIQHQRTHSGEKPYECSYCGKSFCQKTHLTQHQRTHSGERPYVCHDCGKTFSQKSALNDHQKIHTGVKLYKCSECGKCFCRKSTLTTHLRTHTGEKPYECNECGKFFSRLSYLTVHYRTHSGEKPYECNECGKTFYLNSALMRHQRVHTGEKPYECNECGKLFSQLSYLTIHHRTHSGVKPYECSECGKTFYQNSALCRHRRIHKGEKPYECYICGKFFSQMSYLTIHHRIHSGEKPYECSECGKTFCQNSALNRHQRTHTGEKAYECYECGKCFSQMSYLTIHHRIHSGEKPFECNECGKAFSRMSYLTVHYRTHSGEKPYECTECGKKFYHKSAFNSHQRIHRRGNMNVIDVGRLL; via the exons atgaataaatccCTG GGGCCAGTGTCATTCAAGGATGTGGCTGTGGACTTCACCCAGGAGGAGTGGCAGCAACTGGACCCTGAGCAGAAGATAACTTACAGGgatgtgatgctggagaactaCAGCAATCTAGTTTCCGTGG GGTATCACATTATCAAACCGGATGTTATCAGCAAGTTGGAGCAAGGAGAAGAGCCATGGATAGTAGAAGGAGAATTCCTACTTCAGAGCTATCCAG ATGAAGTCTGGCAAACTGATGACCTGATAGAGAGAATCCAGGAAGGCGAAAATAAACCTTCAAGCCAAACTGTGTTCATTGAGACCCTGATTGAAGACAGAGGTAATGTTCCTGGTAAAACTTTTGATGTAGAAACGAACCCTGTTCCTTCAGGAAAAACAGCCTATAGAAATAGCCTCTGTGACTCATGTGAAAAGTGTTTAGCATCTGTTTCAGAATATATTAGTAGTGATGGAAGCTATGCAAGAATGAAAGCTGATGAATGTAGTGGATGTGGGAAATCGCTCCTCCATATTAAGCTTGAGAAAACTCATCCAGGAGATAAAGCTTATGAATTTAATCAAAATGGGAAACCTTATACTCTAAACGAAGAAAGTCTTTATCAGAAAATTCATATTTTGGAGAAGCCTTTTGAATATATTGAATGCCAGAAAGCCTTCCAAAAGGACACTGTTTTTGTTAATCACATGGAAGGAAAGCCCTATAAGTGGAATGGATCTGAAATAGCCTTTCTCCAGATGTCGGACCTCACTGTACATCAAGCATCTCATTTGGAAATGAAGCCCTATgaatgcagtgaatgtgggaaatccttctgtaaaaagtcaaaatttattATACATCAGAGGactcatacaggagagaaaccttacGAATGTAATCAGTGTGGGAAATCCTTCTGCCAGAAGGGAACCCTAACTGTGCATCAGAGAACACACACAGGGGAGAAGCcctatgaatgtaatgaatgtgggaaaaaCTTTTACCAGAAGTTACACCTCATTCAGCATCAGAGAACTCACTCAGGAGAGAAGCCCTATGAATGTAGTTATTGTGGAAAATCCTTTTGCCAGAAGACACACCTCACACAACATCAGAGAACACATTCAGGAGAGAGACCTTATGTTTGTCATGACTGTGGGAAAACCTTCTCGCAGAAGTCAGCACTTAATGACCATCAGAAAATTCACACAGGTGTGAAACTCTACAAGTGTAGTGAATGTGGGAAATGCTTCTGCCGCAAGTCGACTCTCACGACCCACCTGAGGAcccacacaggagagaaaccctatgaatgtaatgaGTGTGGAAAATTCTTCTCTCGGTTGTCATATCTCACTGTACATTATAGAACTCAttcaggagagaaaccctatgaatgtaatgaatgtggaaaaactTTCTACCTGAATTCAGCCCTCATGAGACATCAGAGAGtgcacacaggagagaaaccttacGAATGTAACGAATGTGGAAAGTTATTCTCCCAGTTGTCATACCTCACTATACATCATAGAACTCATTCAGGAgtaaaaccctatgaatgtagtGAATGTGGGAAAACCTTCTACCAGAACTCAGCCCTTTGTAGACATAGGAGAATACACAAAGGCGAGAAGCCCTATGAATGTTACATATGTGGAAAATTCTTCTCTCAGATGTCATACCTCACTATACATCACAGAATTCATTCAGGAGAGAAGCCCTATGAATGTAGTGAATGTGGGAAAACCTTCTGCCAGAATTCAGCCCTTAATCGACATCAGAGAACACACACAGGAGAGAAAGCCTACGAATGTTATGAATGTGGGAAGTGCTTCTCTCAGATGTCCTATCTCACTATACATCATCGAATTCATTCAGGAGAGAAACCCTTTGAATGTAATGAGTGTGGAAAAGCCTTCTCTCGGATGTCATACCTCACTGTACACTACAGAACTCAttcaggagagaaaccctatgagtgtactgaatgtggaaaaaaatTCTACCACAAATCAGCATTCAACAGCCATCAGAGAATTCACAGGAGAGGGAATATGAATGTAATAGATGTGGGAAGGCTTCTCTGA